From one Paenibacillus terrae HPL-003 genomic stretch:
- a CDS encoding alpha/beta hydrolase produces MTDSRYLKRTILKDEINSRFLGETRTLRIYLPPGYNEILSYPVVYCQDGEEFFNFGRIATQANRLILDEGVEPFIIVGVEVNTKIRTQEYAPFGNRFEAYTACFAEEIIPYVEQKYPIRRDASSRILAGDSLGGSVSLHLALLYPQLFNRIISLSGAYYEASQDIIARERDLSHLRVWMTVGLQEDAFESDTGIYNFVELNRQCADLLRERNAEVSYREKDGKHLWGFWQNELPGALMYFLDRS; encoded by the coding sequence ATGACGGATTCCCGGTATTTGAAACGAACCATCTTAAAAGACGAAATAAACAGCCGCTTTCTTGGCGAAACCAGAACACTCCGTATTTATTTACCCCCCGGCTATAATGAAATTTTGAGCTACCCGGTCGTGTACTGTCAGGACGGAGAGGAATTTTTCAATTTTGGCCGCATAGCAACACAGGCAAACCGTCTCATTCTGGACGAAGGCGTTGAGCCTTTCATCATCGTCGGCGTTGAAGTCAACACGAAAATCAGAACTCAGGAGTATGCTCCCTTCGGCAATCGCTTTGAGGCGTACACCGCCTGTTTTGCAGAAGAGATTATTCCCTATGTAGAACAGAAGTATCCTATAAGAAGAGATGCATCGTCCCGGATTCTGGCTGGAGATTCACTAGGAGGTAGCGTGTCTCTGCATTTGGCCTTGCTATATCCCCAACTGTTCAATCGTATTATCAGCCTGTCCGGTGCTTACTATGAAGCTTCACAAGATATTATCGCTCGTGAGCGTGATCTGTCCCATCTGCGGGTGTGGATGACGGTTGGTCTTCAAGAAGATGCGTTTGAAAGCGACACCGGCATTTACAATTTTGTAGAACTTAACCGCCAATGCGCAGATTTGCTGCGCGAACGGAACGCTGAGGTTTCCTATCGAGAAAAGGATGGCAAGCATTTATGGGGCTTTTGGCAAAATGAGCTGCCTGGCGCGCTAATGTATTTTTTAGATCGCTCCTGA
- a CDS encoding alpha-ketoacid dehydrogenase subunit beta: protein MAQMNMKEAIRDALRVELKRDPNVLLFGEDVGHVGGVFRATEGLQKEFGEERVFDTPLAESAIGGLAVGLGVQGFRPVAEIQFVGFIFEALDQMAIQASRMRYRSGGRYNSPIVFRTPFGGGVKAAELHTDSLEGLLAQTPGIKVVVPSNPYDAKGLMIAAIRDNDPVFFMEHLNLYHAFRAEVPEDDYTVELGKANVVREGSDVTIITYGLMVHTSVKAADELEKTKGIKVEIIDLRTVSPIDIDTIVASIQKTNRAIVVQEAQKSSGVAAEVIAQINEKAILHLEAPVLRVAGPDTVYPFAQIEDTWLPTPTRIIDAVNKVLEF from the coding sequence ATGGCACAAATGAACATGAAAGAAGCGATTCGTGACGCACTGCGCGTAGAGTTGAAACGCGACCCTAACGTCCTGCTTTTCGGTGAAGATGTAGGTCATGTAGGCGGTGTATTCCGCGCAACAGAAGGTCTGCAAAAAGAGTTTGGCGAAGAACGTGTATTTGATACTCCGTTGGCGGAATCCGCAATCGGGGGTCTTGCTGTGGGTCTGGGTGTCCAAGGATTCCGCCCTGTAGCTGAAATCCAGTTCGTAGGATTTATCTTTGAAGCACTCGACCAAATGGCGATCCAGGCATCCCGTATGCGCTACCGTTCCGGTGGACGTTACAATTCTCCAATCGTATTCCGTACGCCTTTTGGCGGCGGGGTTAAAGCTGCTGAGCTGCATACAGATTCCCTGGAAGGACTCCTGGCTCAAACACCAGGTATCAAGGTTGTTGTTCCTTCCAATCCTTATGATGCAAAAGGTCTGATGATCGCGGCTATTCGCGATAACGATCCAGTATTTTTCATGGAGCATTTGAACTTGTACCATGCATTCCGCGCTGAAGTTCCTGAGGATGATTACACAGTTGAGCTGGGTAAAGCGAACGTAGTTCGTGAAGGTTCCGATGTTACAATCATTACTTATGGTTTGATGGTACACACTTCTGTCAAAGCTGCTGATGAACTGGAAAAAACAAAAGGTATTAAAGTCGAAATTATTGACCTGCGTACCGTTAGCCCAATTGACATTGATACAATCGTGGCTTCCATTCAAAAAACAAATCGTGCCATCGTTGTTCAAGAAGCGCAAAAGAGCTCCGGCGTAGCTGCTGAAGTGATTGCACAAATTAACGAAAAAGCAATTCTGCATCTGGAAGCACCAGTTCTGCGTGTGGCAGGTCCGGACACCGTTTATCCTTTTGCTCAAATTGAAGATACTTGGTTGCCAACGCCAACACGTATCATTGATGCGGTTAATAAAGTACTGGAATTTTAA
- a CDS encoding thiamine diphosphokinase: protein MTKKRAIVFSGGRLGEEDLQQIQPGDFIIGADKGALFLIEHGITPHVSVGDFDSVTPEEKSRIESASKRMLSCDPVLKDLTDTELALEIAMDEQAEYVLMLGVTGTRMDHTLANIQVLVRAMQHHISCAIMDAHNYIELTGSTLEIEPMGYTYTSLVPMTAEVTGIELDGFMYPLHNATLKMGQSRGVSNKLIAPKGTISIESGLLLVIQSKD from the coding sequence ATGACGAAGAAGCGTGCCATTGTATTTTCCGGCGGTCGTCTTGGCGAGGAAGATCTACAACAAATACAACCCGGGGATTTCATTATTGGTGCAGATAAAGGTGCCCTTTTCCTGATCGAACACGGCATTACGCCACACGTATCTGTAGGAGACTTTGATTCAGTAACACCTGAGGAAAAGTCACGGATTGAATCCGCAAGTAAACGTATGCTTTCGTGCGATCCGGTGCTCAAGGACCTGACTGATACAGAGCTTGCTCTGGAAATTGCCATGGATGAGCAGGCAGAGTATGTGCTTATGCTTGGCGTTACAGGCACAAGGATGGATCATACTCTGGCTAATATTCAAGTATTGGTACGTGCGATGCAGCATCATATAAGCTGTGCCATTATGGACGCCCATAACTATATTGAACTCACTGGATCAACGCTGGAGATTGAGCCTATGGGCTATACATATACATCGCTGGTTCCTATGACTGCCGAAGTAACCGGTATAGAGCTGGATGGATTTATGTATCCACTGCATAATGCCACACTTAAAATGGGACAATCACGCGGTGTCAGTAACAAGCTGATCGCTCCAAAAGGGACAATTTCCATTGAAAGCGGGCTGCTGCTTGTTATCCAAAGCAAAGATTAA
- a CDS encoding ThiF family adenylyltransferase, translating into MKATEKAGVQVQQNDRYSRQERFTPFGSEGQRRLASSHVLIIGAGALGTGIAETLVRGGVGTVTIADRDYVEWSNLQRQQLFQESDAVARCPKAVAAQRRLKEINSETTIHAHVLDVGVEELEELIQGVDLIMDATDNFDTRLLMNDMAQKHRIPWIYGGCVGSYGVTYTILPGKTPCLHCLLGAVPFGGETCDTIGIIPQAVQMVTANQTTEAFKLLGGYRDDLRGKLLSFDLWRNEYVAITVDSVKKTDCPSCGSHPTYPYLSAAHRQKTDVLCGRDTVQIRPAEPIQVNLKETADRLASLGEGAVERNPFLVSFSVGTHRLVIFADGRALIHGTKDVTEARKIYHRYLG; encoded by the coding sequence ATGAAGGCGACTGAAAAAGCTGGTGTACAAGTACAACAAAATGATCGTTATTCCAGACAGGAAAGATTCACTCCTTTCGGGTCGGAAGGACAACGCCGACTGGCTTCGTCCCACGTATTAATCATAGGTGCTGGAGCGCTGGGAACCGGGATTGCGGAAACGCTCGTTCGCGGAGGCGTAGGCACCGTGACCATCGCAGACCGGGATTATGTGGAATGGAGTAACTTGCAGCGCCAGCAACTTTTTCAGGAGAGTGACGCCGTAGCGAGGTGTCCCAAAGCGGTAGCTGCCCAGCGAAGATTAAAGGAAATCAATTCGGAAACGACCATACATGCACATGTACTGGATGTGGGGGTAGAGGAATTGGAGGAGCTGATTCAGGGAGTAGACCTCATTATGGATGCCACCGACAACTTTGATACCCGGCTACTAATGAACGATATGGCACAAAAGCATCGCATTCCCTGGATTTATGGGGGATGTGTTGGCAGCTATGGGGTAACGTATACTATTTTACCAGGGAAAACGCCTTGTCTTCATTGTCTGCTTGGAGCTGTACCGTTCGGCGGTGAAACCTGCGATACCATAGGGATCATTCCACAGGCGGTGCAGATGGTTACAGCCAACCAGACCACGGAAGCCTTCAAGTTACTCGGCGGATATCGTGATGATCTCAGGGGAAAGCTGCTTTCGTTTGATCTGTGGCGAAATGAGTACGTAGCGATAACAGTGGATAGCGTCAAAAAAACGGATTGTCCTTCTTGCGGCAGCCACCCCACGTATCCGTATTTGTCAGCAGCCCATCGCCAGAAAACAGATGTGCTGTGCGGTCGGGATACCGTTCAAATTAGACCAGCAGAGCCGATACAGGTGAATCTTAAAGAAACAGCAGACAGGCTGGCTTCTTTGGGAGAGGGAGCAGTGGAGCGAAATCCGTTTTTGGTTTCATTTAGTGTAGGGACGCACCGTTTAGTTATTTTTGCAGATGGGAGAGCGTTAATACACGGAACGAAAGACGTCACAGAAGCAAGGAAAATCTATCACCGTTATTTAGGCTAA
- a CDS encoding low molecular weight protein-tyrosine-phosphatase has product MINVLFVCLGNICRSPMGEAVLRHKAQERGLGAKIRVDSAGTGDWHIGNPPHEGTLNQLKLHGISKQGLQARQIKGHDFEAFDYIVCMDDSNEQNMRKLAGGAEADILKFMDLLPQEKLREVPDPYFTGNFEETYRLMDAGCNALLDKIIEEKL; this is encoded by the coding sequence ATGATTAACGTTTTGTTTGTATGTTTGGGTAATATTTGCCGTTCCCCTATGGGGGAGGCGGTACTGAGACATAAAGCGCAGGAACGGGGACTAGGTGCGAAAATTCGGGTAGACTCGGCAGGAACAGGAGACTGGCATATCGGAAATCCTCCGCATGAGGGAACGTTAAACCAGCTCAAGCTGCACGGAATTAGTAAACAAGGTTTACAGGCGCGACAGATAAAAGGACATGATTTTGAAGCGTTTGATTATATTGTGTGTATGGATGATTCCAATGAACAAAACATGCGCAAACTCGCGGGCGGAGCGGAGGCTGACATTTTAAAATTCATGGACCTGCTGCCACAAGAAAAGCTGAGAGAGGTTCCGGACCCATATTTTACCGGAAATTTTGAAGAAACATACCGATTAATGGATGCGGGTTGCAATGCCTTGCTGGACAAAATCATAGAAGAAAAGCTATAA
- a CDS encoding thiazole synthase → MLTIGKASFTSRLLLGTGKFPDLNIQSKAVEAAETEILTFAVRRLNLEERDKQHFLDTLDLSRYALLPNTAGATTADEAVRIAKLARASGLCDMIKVEVIGDSKTLLPDPFETLKASEKLLEEGFIVLPYISDDVILAKRLQKLGVHAVMPGASPIGTGRGLLNPFSLELIIEQAEVPVIVDAGIRSPGDAAMAMQLGADAVLLNTAVSGAQDPVKMAEAMKLAVRAGRYGFEAGLIPVKRYASASSPTEGLVQA, encoded by the coding sequence ATGTTAACGATTGGTAAAGCATCTTTTACATCAAGGCTGTTATTGGGTACAGGAAAATTCCCCGATCTGAATATTCAATCCAAAGCTGTGGAAGCTGCGGAGACCGAAATATTAACATTTGCCGTGCGAAGATTAAATTTGGAGGAACGGGATAAGCAACATTTTCTGGATACACTGGATTTGAGTCGTTATGCGCTGCTTCCCAATACGGCAGGAGCGACAACGGCGGATGAGGCAGTGCGTATCGCTAAGCTGGCGAGAGCCTCAGGTCTGTGCGATATGATTAAGGTGGAGGTCATTGGGGATAGCAAGACATTGCTGCCTGATCCCTTTGAAACGCTCAAGGCTAGTGAAAAACTGCTGGAGGAAGGTTTTATCGTGCTGCCTTACATATCGGATGATGTGATTCTGGCCAAAAGGCTGCAAAAGCTTGGCGTACATGCTGTTATGCCTGGAGCTTCACCCATTGGAACAGGACGCGGCCTGCTAAACCCGTTCTCATTGGAATTAATTATTGAACAAGCGGAGGTTCCAGTTATCGTCGATGCTGGCATTCGCTCACCTGGAGATGCAGCAATGGCGATGCAACTGGGGGCAGATGCTGTTTTGTTGAATACAGCTGTGTCAGGAGCCCAGGACCCCGTGAAAATGGCTGAGGCGATGAAGCTAGCTGTTCGCGCGGGCAGATATGGTTTTGAGGCGGGCCTGATTCCTGTAAAACGTTATGCCTCTGCAAGCAGCCCGACAGAAGGTTTGGTTCAGGCATGA
- a CDS encoding C40 family peptidase: MNMHNIIKKAIITGMAATIGFGTFALEGINTAQAATATTSVGQKIINYGENYMGTPYKFGASTSTTRNFDCSSFMKHIFQKYGVNLPRTSVAQSNVGHAVSKSNLKKGDLVFFSSGSRATGSNITHVAVYAGGGKILHTYGKPGVTISDLNSGNWKRTYIKARRVL; the protein is encoded by the coding sequence ATGAACATGCATAATATCATAAAAAAGGCAATTATCACAGGAATGGCAGCGACCATCGGCTTTGGAACGTTTGCATTAGAGGGAATAAATACGGCTCAAGCTGCCACCGCTACTACTTCTGTAGGTCAAAAAATAATTAACTACGGTGAAAACTATATGGGGACCCCTTACAAATTTGGTGCTTCCACAAGCACTACACGCAATTTTGATTGCTCTTCCTTCATGAAGCACATATTTCAGAAATACGGCGTTAACTTGCCTCGTACCTCTGTTGCACAATCGAATGTTGGACATGCCGTATCCAAGTCCAATCTGAAAAAGGGTGACCTTGTGTTCTTTTCGAGCGGTAGTCGCGCCACAGGCAGCAACATTACACATGTAGCGGTCTATGCAGGCGGAGGTAAAATTTTACACACATACGGTAAACCGGGCGTTACAATTTCCGATTTGAATTCCGGCAACTGGAAAAGAACATACATCAAAGCACGCCGCGTGCTGTAG
- the pdhA gene encoding pyruvate dehydrogenase (acetyl-transferring) E1 component subunit alpha, which produces MSKVPYEVYTEEVEALSVLSPDGEIINKDKLPKLTDDQLKEIMYRMVFTRTWDDRAVNLGRQGRLGFYAPVSGQEATMIGSEYALQKEDFIAPGYRDIPQIVWHGLPLYQAFLYSRGHQHGGQVPDGVNVLMPQIIIGAQILHAMGIAMGFKLKKQKQVAITYTGDGGSSEGDFYEGLNYAGVYKLPVIFFVQNNGYAITTPFSKQTAALSIAHKAVAAGIKGVKIDGMDVLAVIKAVQEAAERGRNGEGATLIEAVTYRFRPHSLSDDASKYRSKEEEGEWNAKDPIARFAKYLEKKGLWTEEDTARVKEEAKAKVNEEIKKAEKTEKMTISGLIDSMFESTPKHLEEQKADFK; this is translated from the coding sequence ATGAGCAAGGTTCCTTATGAAGTGTACACAGAGGAAGTTGAGGCTCTGTCCGTGCTTTCTCCGGATGGTGAAATTATCAATAAAGATAAATTGCCTAAACTTACAGATGATCAGTTGAAAGAAATTATGTATCGTATGGTATTTACACGTACTTGGGATGATCGTGCCGTTAACTTGGGTCGTCAAGGACGTCTCGGCTTCTACGCTCCGGTATCCGGACAAGAAGCAACAATGATTGGTAGTGAATACGCACTCCAAAAAGAAGACTTTATTGCCCCAGGCTACCGCGATATTCCGCAAATCGTTTGGCATGGCCTACCATTATATCAAGCATTCCTGTATTCCCGTGGTCATCAACACGGCGGCCAAGTGCCGGACGGTGTTAATGTATTGATGCCGCAAATCATCATCGGCGCGCAAATTTTGCACGCTATGGGTATTGCAATGGGATTCAAACTGAAAAAACAAAAACAAGTCGCCATTACATATACAGGTGACGGTGGTTCTTCCGAAGGTGACTTCTACGAAGGCCTGAACTACGCTGGTGTATACAAGTTGCCAGTTATTTTCTTTGTGCAAAACAATGGCTACGCAATCACAACTCCATTTTCGAAGCAAACGGCTGCTCTTTCGATCGCTCACAAAGCGGTTGCTGCCGGTATCAAAGGCGTGAAAATCGACGGAATGGACGTACTCGCAGTTATCAAGGCTGTTCAAGAAGCTGCTGAACGCGGACGTAACGGCGAAGGTGCTACACTGATTGAAGCGGTAACATACCGTTTCCGCCCGCATTCCCTGTCTGATGATGCAAGTAAGTATCGTTCGAAAGAAGAAGAAGGCGAATGGAATGCGAAAGATCCGATTGCCCGTTTTGCGAAATATCTTGAGAAAAAAGGGCTTTGGACTGAAGAAGATACAGCACGCGTAAAAGAAGAAGCTAAAGCGAAAGTGAACGAAGAGATCAAAAAAGCCGAGAAAACAGAAAAAATGACCATTTCCGGCCTGATCGACAGCATGTTCGAATCTACGCCTAAGCATCTGGAAGAACAAAAAGCTGATTTTAAATAA
- a CDS encoding response regulator transcription factor — protein sequence MNPLILLVDGNEASATTYTRHLEQESYQVVNARNIAEGKSFLDENSVNLLLLNMDNEQSDTQGLIRTMQQNNPTVPVFVMTSSDDESHIVSCFEQGAHDVIVQPFSPRVFQARVANLLRIFGTARDVKRPIQAGDLHIDSGSRLVSRGGQKLELTPKEFDLLLHLAIHLNQVCSRQQILKDVWKHDYIVDTNVVDVYIRHLRVKVDKGQRFKMIRTERGIGYSLRTPPEAE from the coding sequence ATGAACCCGTTAATTTTACTCGTGGATGGGAATGAAGCATCTGCTACTACGTATACACGTCATTTGGAGCAGGAAAGCTATCAGGTGGTTAACGCCCGCAATATAGCAGAGGGAAAGTCTTTTTTAGACGAGAATTCTGTGAATTTGCTGCTTCTGAATATGGATAATGAGCAGTCTGATACGCAAGGCTTGATCCGTACCATGCAACAAAATAATCCCACTGTTCCAGTATTCGTAATGACCTCATCAGACGATGAGAGCCATATTGTTTCCTGTTTTGAGCAAGGAGCACATGATGTGATTGTCCAACCCTTTTCCCCTAGAGTGTTTCAAGCCAGAGTGGCTAATTTACTGCGGATCTTTGGTACTGCACGTGATGTGAAAAGGCCGATACAGGCGGGTGATTTACATATTGATAGTGGAAGCAGGCTGGTAAGCAGAGGCGGGCAGAAGCTGGAATTAACTCCGAAGGAATTTGATCTTTTGCTTCACCTGGCTATACATCTTAATCAGGTTTGCAGCAGACAGCAAATTTTGAAGGATGTTTGGAAGCATGATTATATTGTAGATACGAACGTAGTGGACGTGTATATCAGGCATTTGAGAGTGAAGGTAGACAAAGGGCAAAGATTCAAAATGATTCGCACGGAGCGAGGCATCGGCTATTCACTCAGAACACCCCCGGAAGCAGAGTAG
- the lpdA gene encoding dihydrolipoyl dehydrogenase produces MVVGDASLDIDTLVIGAGPGGYVAAIRAAQLGQSVLIVDQSELGGVCLNRGCIPSKALISAAHQYEAAQHGESFGITAENVKVDFAKTQEFKNSVVKKMTGGVSGLLKGNKVEVFNGECMFINENEARVFNEHESPRYRFKNAIIATGSRPIELKPFPFGGRILSSTEALNLPEIPKSLIVIGGGYIGAELGQMYSKFGSKVTIIEGMDTVLPGFDKDMTSIVAKSMKKTGIEIFTGAKAESAEQTDKDVTVKFSVNGESKEVTADYLLVTVGRRPNTDGELGLDMIGVELDERGLVKVDHQGRTSIPHIFAIGDIVAGLALAHKASYEGKVAAEAIAGEPSVVDYKCIPAVVFTDPECSSVGYTESQAKEKGHNVKVGKFSYGANGRAVSLNSTEGFVKIVADADTGLVLGTQIVGLEASNLIAELGLAIEMGATLEDISLTIHAHPTLGEIVMEAAEVVLGHPIHALAPRR; encoded by the coding sequence ATGGTAGTAGGAGACGCTTCTCTGGATATTGACACATTGGTTATCGGTGCGGGTCCTGGCGGCTATGTAGCTGCTATCCGTGCTGCACAATTGGGACAAAGCGTATTGATCGTTGACCAATCGGAGCTGGGCGGTGTCTGTCTGAACCGTGGATGTATTCCTTCCAAAGCTTTGATCTCTGCAGCTCATCAATATGAAGCTGCCCAACACGGCGAGTCTTTCGGTATTACGGCTGAGAATGTAAAAGTTGACTTTGCTAAAACGCAAGAATTCAAAAACAGTGTTGTTAAGAAAATGACTGGCGGCGTAAGCGGTCTGCTCAAAGGCAATAAAGTTGAAGTTTTCAATGGTGAGTGCATGTTCATCAACGAAAACGAAGCGCGTGTATTCAACGAACATGAATCACCTCGCTACCGTTTTAAAAATGCGATTATCGCAACAGGTTCCCGTCCAATCGAATTGAAGCCATTCCCATTTGGCGGACGTATTCTGTCTTCTACAGAAGCGTTGAACCTGCCTGAAATTCCGAAAAGCCTGATCGTAATCGGCGGTGGATACATTGGTGCAGAGCTTGGGCAAATGTACTCCAAATTCGGTTCCAAAGTAACGATCATTGAAGGTATGGATACTGTTCTTCCTGGCTTCGACAAGGATATGACTTCGATCGTTGCGAAGAGCATGAAGAAAACCGGTATTGAAATCTTCACTGGCGCTAAAGCGGAAAGTGCAGAGCAAACAGATAAAGACGTAACGGTGAAATTCTCCGTTAACGGCGAAAGCAAAGAAGTAACTGCTGATTACCTGCTTGTGACCGTTGGACGTCGTCCAAACACAGACGGTGAACTGGGTCTGGATATGATCGGTGTAGAACTGGATGAGCGTGGACTGGTGAAAGTTGACCACCAAGGACGCACTAGCATTCCTCATATCTTTGCAATCGGCGATATCGTTGCTGGTCTTGCTCTGGCTCACAAAGCTTCTTACGAAGGTAAAGTGGCTGCTGAAGCGATCGCAGGCGAACCGTCTGTAGTAGACTACAAATGTATTCCGGCTGTTGTTTTCACAGATCCAGAATGCTCCAGCGTAGGCTACACTGAGTCACAAGCCAAAGAAAAAGGCCACAATGTCAAAGTTGGCAAGTTCTCTTATGGAGCAAACGGTCGTGCCGTTTCCCTGAACTCTACTGAAGGCTTTGTTAAAATCGTAGCTGATGCAGATACAGGTCTGGTACTGGGTACGCAAATCGTAGGTCTGGAAGCTTCCAACCTTATTGCTGAGCTGGGTCTGGCGATTGAAATGGGTGCTACACTCGAAGATATCTCCTTGACTATTCATGCTCACCCTACATTGGGCGAAATCGTTATGGAAGCAGCGGAAGTCGTGCTGGGTCATCCGATCCATGCATTGGCGCCACGTCGCTAA
- a CDS encoding 2-oxo acid dehydrogenase subunit E2: MAKFEYKFPELGEGLHEGEIIKMHIKPGDKVTDEDIIMEVQNDKAVVEVPCPVNGTVQEVFAKDGDVFNIGQVVAVIDAEGELPEQEEAPEAPAASSEPSAAAQGGAAGTARFEYKFPELGEGLHEGEIIKMHIKPGDKVTDEDIIMEVQNDKAVVEVPCPVNGTVQEVFAKDGDIFNVGQVVAVIAAEGELPEQEEAPAATKQEQDAAQGGANTKQAAAPAATNKDVLATPSVRKFAREQGVNIAQVSGSGKNGKITKEDVEAFKNGGGQAAAPAAKETAKVQEPAKKEAKAAAPSAPAADPRAEEDRVPFKGIRKAIANAMVKSAYTAPHVTIMDEVDVTELVAFRTRMKPIAEKKGTKVTYLPFIVKALVAASRQFPALNASIDEEANEIVYKKYYNIGIATDTDNGLIVPVIKDADRKSIWMIADSIRDLAVRGRDGKLAANEMRGSTISISNIGSAGGMFFTPIINFPEVAILGTGRISEKAVVKNGEIVAAPVMALSLSFDHRIIDGATAQNFMNYIKQLLANPELLVMEV; the protein is encoded by the coding sequence GTGGCTAAATTTGAATATAAATTCCCGGAGCTGGGTGAAGGTCTTCACGAAGGCGAAATCATCAAGATGCACATCAAGCCCGGCGACAAAGTAACAGATGAAGATATCATCATGGAAGTACAAAACGACAAGGCTGTAGTTGAAGTTCCATGTCCGGTCAATGGTACGGTTCAAGAAGTATTTGCCAAAGACGGAGACGTCTTTAACATAGGTCAAGTCGTGGCTGTAATCGATGCAGAAGGTGAACTTCCTGAACAGGAAGAAGCACCGGAAGCGCCAGCTGCTAGCTCTGAGCCAAGTGCTGCTGCACAAGGCGGAGCTGCAGGTACAGCTAGATTTGAATATAAATTCCCAGAGCTGGGTGAAGGTCTTCACGAAGGCGAAATCATCAAGATGCACATCAAGCCTGGCGACAAAGTAACAGATGAAGATATCATCATGGAAGTACAAAACGACAAGGCTGTAGTTGAAGTTCCATGTCCGGTCAATGGTACGGTTCAAGAAGTATTTGCCAAAGACGGAGACATCTTTAACGTAGGTCAAGTTGTGGCAGTAATTGCTGCAGAGGGTGAGCTTCCTGAACAAGAAGAAGCACCGGCTGCCACTAAACAAGAACAGGATGCTGCACAAGGCGGAGCTAACACAAAACAAGCTGCAGCTCCTGCTGCAACAAACAAAGACGTGCTGGCAACTCCTAGCGTACGCAAATTTGCACGTGAGCAAGGTGTAAACATCGCTCAAGTGAGTGGCTCCGGCAAAAATGGTAAAATCACTAAAGAAGATGTAGAAGCTTTCAAAAATGGTGGAGGCCAAGCGGCTGCACCAGCAGCGAAAGAAACTGCAAAAGTACAAGAGCCAGCTAAAAAAGAAGCGAAAGCAGCAGCGCCATCCGCACCAGCAGCAGATCCGCGTGCTGAGGAAGATCGCGTACCATTTAAAGGTATCCGCAAAGCGATTGCCAATGCTATGGTTAAATCGGCTTACACAGCTCCACACGTTACGATTATGGACGAAGTGGACGTAACCGAGCTGGTTGCTTTCCGTACTCGTATGAAACCAATCGCTGAGAAGAAAGGCACGAAAGTAACATACCTGCCATTCATCGTAAAAGCATTGGTTGCAGCTTCCCGTCAATTCCCGGCTCTGAATGCCTCGATCGACGAAGAAGCCAACGAAATCGTCTACAAAAAGTACTACAACATCGGTATTGCCACAGATACAGACAATGGTCTGATCGTTCCTGTAATTAAAGATGCTGACCGTAAGAGCATCTGGATGATCGCTGATTCCATTCGTGATCTGGCTGTACGCGGTCGTGATGGTAAACTGGCTGCCAATGAGATGAGAGGAAGCACAATTTCTATCTCTAACATCGGTTCCGCAGGCGGTATGTTCTTTACTCCAATCATCAACTTCCCTGAAGTTGCAATCTTGGGAACTGGCCGTATCAGTGAGAAAGCAGTCGTGAAAAACGGTGAAATTGTTGCCGCTCCTGTAATGGCTCTTTCCTTGAGCTTTGACCACCGTATTATTGACGGTGCAACTGCTCAAAACTTCATGAACTATATCAAACAGCTGCTCGCTAACCCTGAGTTGCTTGTTATGGAGGTGTAA
- the thiS gene encoding sulfur carrier protein ThiS, with product MKLTINGQNMTFSNRIIHVDQLLKELDLKVKTVVVELNRHILTREDHDEAVLKDGDSLEIVHFVGGG from the coding sequence ATGAAGCTGACGATCAACGGTCAGAACATGACCTTTTCCAATCGGATTATTCATGTGGATCAACTGCTGAAAGAGCTGGATCTGAAAGTGAAAACGGTAGTGGTGGAGCTGAATCGTCACATATTGACTCGTGAAGATCATGATGAAGCGGTACTGAAGGATGGAGATAGCTTGGAAATTGTACATTTTGTAGGAGGTGGTTAA